From one Perca flavescens isolate YP-PL-M2 chromosome 4, PFLA_1.0, whole genome shotgun sequence genomic stretch:
- the pmepa1 gene encoding LOW QUALITY PROTEIN: protein TMEPAI (The sequence of the model RefSeq protein was modified relative to this genomic sequence to represent the inferred CDS: deleted 1 base in 1 codon) has product MGVLNATAAANVSCTCNCKRYTSPQSMEITQLEFVQILVIVVVMMVMVVVITCLLNHYRLSARSLISRHAPARRRHLPLANEAGLWSSEATRTTSGLNEHQVYNPGLQTEGSPHPTYRVSPNTPPHAQPQLQSHPQLQSHPQLQSHPQLQSQPKLQSQRFQHTYAPSRFQPTYPYLPQSLIDLPPTICLSDGEEPPPYQGLCTLQLRDPEQQMELNRESVRAPPNRTVFDSHSLNPSSSCLQASLQAPPPSVHSGVSVLEAQETLSRHQKQGSRVEGAPPTYSEVIGHYYHPTSLTPSHNHRTVSSSLAPPSSFIHGLLRPPPQQQGSVGNRNARNTKEKSQKPQQV; this is encoded by the exons CCCAGCTGGAGTTCGTCCAGATCCTGGTGATcgtggtggtgatgatggtgatggtggtggtcatCACTTGTCTGCTGAACCACTACCGCCTATCAGCACGCTCCCTCATCTCCAGACACGCCCCTGCACGCAGGAGACACCTGCCATTGGCCAAC gaggCAGGTCTGTGGTCTTCTGAGGCGACAAGGACAACCAGTGGTCTTAACGAG CACCAGGTGTATAACCCA GGCCTCCAGACCGAGGGGTCCCCTCATCCTACCTACAGAGTGAGCCCCAACACCCCCCCCCACGCCCAGCCCCAGCTCCAGTCCCACCCCCAGCTCCAGTCCCACCCCCAGCTTCAGTCCCACCCCCAGCTCCAGTCCCAACCCAAGCTCCAGTCCCAGCGCTTCCAGCACACATACGCCCCGAGTCGCTTCCAGCCGACATACCCCTACCTACCCCAGAGTCTCATCGATCTTCCCCCCACCATCTGCCTCTCGGACGGAGAGGAGCCCCCTCCGTACCAGGGCCTCTGCACCCTGCAGCTTCGGGACCCGGAGCAACAGATGGAGCTGAACCGCGAGTCGGTCAGAGCACCGCCCAATCGAACAGTGTTCGATTCCCACTCCCTCAACCCATCCAGCTCCTGTCTGCAGGCCAG TCTGCAGGCCCCTCCTCCGAGTGTCCATTCAGGCGTCAGCGTGCTAGAAGCCCAGGAGACCTTGTCCCGGCATCAGAAGCAGGGCTCTCGAGTAGAAGGAGCTCCCCCGACCTACAGCGAGGTGATCGGGCACTACTACCACCCAACATCCCTGACCCCCAGCCACAACCATCGGACTGTATCGTCCTCGCTAGCACCCCCGTCCTCATTCATACACGGCCTGCTCCGACCTCCGCCTCAGCAGCAGGGAAGTGTTGGCAACAGGAATGCACGGAACACGAAGGAGAAATCCCAGAAGCCCCAGCAGGTGTGA